A part of Citrifermentans bremense genomic DNA contains:
- the mocA gene encoding molybdenum cofactor cytidylyltransferase, translating into MKRVAGIILAAGEGTRMGRTKQLLPFGGKSMLEWVVDSALAASLHRVVVVVGHQAERIVPLLEGRPVEVALNQEYRRGQSSSLKCGLRLLGAESDAALFLLGDQPLITPALMDTLVRSYQAAPAPIVMPVYRGRRGNPVLFDRETFPDIDNLDADCGARPLFQQYQERLLPVPVEDAAIHFDIDTAADYRRLLELGMGGQALLSSVQLPPFAKGY; encoded by the coding sequence ATGAAACGGGTCGCCGGAATCATCCTCGCCGCGGGGGAGGGAACCCGCATGGGAAGGACCAAGCAGCTGCTCCCCTTCGGGGGTAAGAGCATGCTGGAGTGGGTGGTGGATAGCGCGCTTGCCGCGTCGCTGCATCGGGTCGTGGTGGTGGTGGGGCATCAGGCGGAGCGGATCGTTCCCCTTCTGGAGGGGCGCCCCGTGGAAGTGGCGCTGAACCAGGAATACCGGCGGGGGCAAAGCTCGTCGCTCAAATGCGGGCTGAGGCTCCTGGGGGCGGAAAGCGATGCGGCCCTGTTTCTGTTGGGGGATCAGCCGCTGATCACGCCGGCCCTGATGGATACCCTGGTCCGCTCCTACCAGGCCGCGCCGGCGCCGATCGTGATGCCCGTGTACCGGGGGAGGCGCGGCAACCCGGTGCTCTTCGACCGAGAGACGTTCCCGGACATCGACAATCTCGACGCCGACTGCGGCGCCCGGCCGCTCTTCCAGCAGTACCAGGAGCGCCTGTTGCCGGTCCCGGTCGAGGACGCCGCCATCCACTTCGACATAGACACCGCCGCCGATTACCGGCGGCTGCTGGAGCTGGGAATGGGTGGCCAAGCTCTTCTCAGCTCGGTCCAGCTTCCCCCTTTCGCAAAGGGGTATTGA
- the yqeC gene encoding selenium cofactor biosynthesis protein YqeC: protein MQGIEEVICSAPGGVLSLTGAGGKTSLMFHLARVLSQAGKRVLVTTTTKILPPTARQGGTVLVDADPEVIAGWASLRCGNEPVAAVSRRDPESGKLIGYPPEAIASFQRCGCFDWIVVEADGSARRPLKAHAPHEPVIPSCSTVVVAVAGLEVMGQPLTEEWVFRPELAAPLMGLAIGETVGAAALARLIAHPGGLFTGAPAGARRFLFLNKADTPQRLSRAAEIAAAVKEEAPFVAEALLVGQALNGVALHAHYPLGAP from the coding sequence ATGCAAGGGATAGAAGAAGTGATCTGCTCCGCACCCGGCGGGGTCTTGAGCCTTACCGGGGCAGGCGGCAAGACGAGCCTCATGTTCCATCTGGCCCGCGTTCTGTCCCAGGCGGGGAAAAGGGTGCTGGTGACCACCACCACCAAGATCCTTCCGCCCACTGCCAGGCAGGGGGGCACCGTGCTGGTCGATGCGGACCCGGAGGTGATCGCGGGGTGGGCCTCCTTGCGCTGCGGCAACGAGCCGGTCGCCGCGGTGTCGCGGCGCGACCCGGAATCGGGGAAGCTGATCGGGTACCCGCCGGAGGCAATCGCATCCTTCCAGCGCTGCGGCTGTTTCGACTGGATCGTGGTCGAGGCCGACGGGTCGGCCCGGCGCCCGCTCAAGGCCCATGCGCCCCACGAACCGGTGATCCCCTCCTGCAGCACGGTGGTCGTGGCCGTCGCGGGGCTGGAGGTGATGGGGCAGCCGCTGACCGAGGAGTGGGTGTTCCGTCCAGAGCTCGCCGCCCCTCTCATGGGGCTTGCCATTGGCGAGACCGTGGGCGCTGCCGCTTTGGCACGTCTCATCGCCCATCCCGGCGGCCTTTTCACCGGCGCCCCCGCAGGCGCGCGGCGTTTCCTTTTCCTTAACAAGGCGGATACCCCGCAGCGTTTGTCCCGTGCGGCGGAAATCGCTGCCGCCGTGAAAGAGGAGGCGCCTTTCGTCGCCGAAGCGCTACTCGTGGGGCAGGCCCTGAACGGCGTCGCCCTGCATGCCCATTACCCCCTGGGGGCGCCATGA
- the yqeB gene encoding selenium-dependent molybdenum cofactor biosynthesis protein YqeB, whose protein sequence is MAANSARDRRLVERVVVIRGAGEQASGIACRLYRANFRRILMLETASPLAVRRLVSFCEAVHDGEMTVEGITAVRAGRVEEVAAIWGAGGIAVLVDPEAASLPLVQPDLFLDATLAKRNLGTSIGDAPLVIGLGPGFTAGVDCHQVIETNRGHDLGRVIDAGEAEADTGIPGAIGGYTSERVLRAPVAGRFESDRMIGDLVFAGEPVGRVGAVEVRAAIDGVLRGMIRPGAVVKAGLKIGDVDPRSRKDYCSTVSEKARALGGAVIEALLARYNS, encoded by the coding sequence ATGGCCGCGAATAGCGCCAGGGACAGGCGATTAGTGGAGCGGGTGGTGGTGATCCGCGGGGCGGGGGAGCAGGCAAGCGGCATCGCCTGCCGCCTCTACCGGGCCAACTTCCGCCGCATCCTGATGCTGGAGACCGCATCTCCCCTCGCGGTGCGCCGGCTGGTCTCCTTCTGCGAGGCGGTGCACGATGGGGAGATGACGGTGGAAGGGATCACCGCGGTGCGGGCCGGCCGGGTTGAGGAGGTCGCTGCGATCTGGGGTGCCGGGGGCATCGCGGTCCTGGTGGACCCGGAGGCGGCAAGCCTTCCCCTGGTGCAGCCCGACCTTTTTTTGGACGCGACGCTCGCCAAGCGCAACTTGGGGACCTCCATTGGGGACGCTCCGCTGGTGATAGGCCTCGGGCCTGGCTTTACCGCCGGGGTGGATTGCCACCAAGTGATCGAGACCAACCGTGGTCATGACCTGGGGAGGGTGATCGATGCGGGCGAGGCTGAGGCCGATACCGGCATTCCCGGGGCCATCGGCGGCTATACCAGCGAACGGGTCCTGCGCGCGCCGGTTGCCGGCCGTTTCGAGAGCGACCGGATGATAGGCGACCTGGTTTTTGCGGGGGAGCCGGTAGGGCGGGTCGGGGCGGTCGAGGTGAGGGCGGCGATCGACGGCGTCTTGCGCGGGATGATCAGGCCCGGTGCTGTGGTGAAGGCGGGGCTCAAGATCGGGGACGTCGATCCGCGCTCCCGGAAGGATTACTGCTCCACGGTGTCTGAGAAGGCCCGGGCGCTGGGCGGCGCGGTCATCGAGGCGCTGCTTGCCCGCTACAACAGTTAG
- a CDS encoding XdhC family protein: protein MWDWVGKLEELRRRDQLAVLVTVTKSTGSTPGKKGAKMIVLPDGNFYGTVGGGVPEHFALEDARKCFELMQGATSTVPLEQRGEFPACGGTMELYMELVNDNPRLYLFGAGHIAQSLCQVLDGTHFRVHLVDERSEWINSPALPAAVIRHQRHYSDFIREANWCDERTYATILTYNGAVDQQVLAEVLPKPARFIGMVGSKSKWGKIQKNLEGLGHDLSRVRCPVGHDNGGNSPREIAVSIASQLFATSHGRE from the coding sequence ATGTGGGACTGGGTGGGAAAACTTGAGGAACTCAGGCGTCGTGACCAGCTTGCGGTGCTGGTCACGGTGACCAAAAGCACGGGATCGACCCCCGGCAAGAAAGGGGCGAAGATGATCGTTCTCCCTGACGGGAACTTCTACGGGACGGTGGGGGGAGGGGTGCCTGAGCACTTCGCACTGGAGGATGCGAGGAAGTGCTTCGAGCTGATGCAGGGCGCCACTTCCACCGTGCCACTTGAGCAGCGGGGGGAGTTCCCCGCCTGCGGCGGGACCATGGAGCTCTACATGGAACTCGTGAACGACAACCCGCGCCTGTACCTGTTCGGCGCGGGGCATATCGCCCAGTCGCTGTGCCAGGTGCTGGACGGCACCCACTTTCGGGTCCACCTGGTCGACGAAAGGAGCGAGTGGATCAATTCGCCCGCGCTCCCCGCAGCCGTAATCAGGCACCAGCGCCACTACAGCGACTTCATTCGCGAGGCCAACTGGTGCGATGAAAGGACTTACGCCACCATCCTCACCTACAACGGGGCGGTGGACCAGCAGGTGCTGGCCGAGGTGCTGCCGAAACCGGCGCGCTTCATCGGCATGGTGGGGAGCAAGTCCAAGTGGGGCAAGATCCAGAAGAACCTGGAGGGGCTGGGGCACGACCTCTCCAGGGTGCGCTGTCCGGTCGGGCACGACAACGGCGGCAACTCCCCGCGCGAGATCGCGGTGAGCATCGCAAGCCAGCTATTCGCCACCAGCCATGGCCGCGAATAG
- the hcrA gene encoding 4-hydroxybenzoyl-CoA reductase subunit alpha has protein sequence MSDNHSVIGRSVPRIDGPEKVSGAAKYTGDLKFPNMLYGKILTSPHAHARILSIDTSEAERLPGVKAVITHKDVPTLKYGLSPARWDESIFCSDKVRFVGDKVAAVACLDEDTCYKALKLIKVEYEVLPAVLDFLHAMDEGQPQVHEEYARNINTEIHQEFGDVEKALAEAHHVRTDTFVGQRTYQSPIEPHSAISMWDGGKLTIYSSTQSPHYFQHYIAREFDMPMGDVRIIKPYLGGGFGGKLEPTGLEFAGAVLAKLTGRPVRTFYDRAEMFAHNRGRHAQYMEITTGVDKNGKILAAKANFLMDGGAYTSLGIASAYYAGALLPLTYEFDNYQFDMFRVYTNLPACGAQRGHGAPQPKYAFESHLDNVAADLGIDPMDIRIINARRPNTVTPNDFRVNSCKIKECLERVRVMSDWDEKKKNLPLGRGIGVATGSFVTGAGYPIYRTDLPHAAAFIKVCEDGTAATLYTGSVDIGQGSDTVLCQMAAEAMGYRYEQMKIVAADTEITPLDFGAYASRQTYMSGAAVKQAGEEVKRQVLEMASVMLGLPAEDLDCADGQIFSKSRPGKSLSFEEVARKHFVLRGPLLGRGSYTPPKLGGNFKGAAVGTSPAYSFGAQVGEVAIDEETGEITVVGIWDVHDCGKVINPRLLHGQVHGALYMGMGEAVWEEVLFDDKGRIKNAELANYRLLTAVDMPPITSEVVDSYEPSGPWGVKEVGEGATNPTLGMFSNAIFDAMGVRVNSLPLSYEKVWRALKEKREREEDEARRKPEARRAEAPLETDGAMPVYANPS, from the coding sequence ATGAGCGACAACCACAGCGTAATAGGCCGCAGCGTCCCCCGCATCGACGGGCCGGAGAAGGTCAGCGGGGCGGCCAAGTACACAGGGGACCTGAAGTTCCCCAACATGCTTTACGGGAAGATCCTCACGAGCCCCCACGCCCACGCCCGGATCTTATCCATCGACACCTCCGAGGCGGAGCGTCTTCCCGGGGTGAAGGCGGTTATCACCCACAAGGACGTGCCGACCTTGAAGTACGGCCTGAGCCCGGCCCGCTGGGACGAGAGCATCTTCTGCAGCGACAAGGTCCGTTTCGTCGGCGACAAGGTGGCGGCCGTGGCCTGCCTGGACGAGGACACCTGCTACAAGGCGCTGAAGCTGATCAAGGTGGAGTACGAGGTGCTCCCAGCCGTGCTCGACTTTTTGCACGCCATGGACGAGGGGCAGCCGCAGGTGCACGAGGAGTACGCGAGGAATATCAACACCGAGATCCACCAGGAGTTCGGTGACGTGGAGAAGGCGCTCGCCGAGGCGCACCACGTGCGCACCGACACCTTCGTGGGGCAGAGGACCTACCAGTCACCCATCGAGCCGCACTCCGCCATCTCCATGTGGGACGGCGGCAAGCTCACCATCTACTCAAGCACCCAGTCGCCGCACTACTTCCAGCACTACATCGCCCGCGAGTTCGACATGCCGATGGGGGACGTGCGCATCATCAAGCCGTACCTGGGGGGGGGCTTCGGCGGGAAGCTTGAGCCCACCGGTCTAGAGTTCGCCGGGGCGGTGCTGGCGAAGCTCACCGGCCGGCCGGTGAGGACCTTCTACGACCGCGCCGAGATGTTCGCCCACAACCGCGGGCGTCACGCCCAGTACATGGAGATCACCACCGGCGTGGACAAAAACGGGAAGATCCTCGCCGCCAAGGCGAACTTCCTCATGGACGGCGGCGCCTACACGAGCCTCGGCATCGCCAGCGCCTACTACGCCGGTGCGCTTTTGCCGCTCACCTACGAGTTCGACAACTACCAGTTCGACATGTTCCGGGTCTACACCAACCTCCCCGCCTGCGGCGCCCAGCGCGGCCACGGCGCACCGCAGCCGAAATACGCCTTCGAGAGCCACCTGGACAACGTGGCGGCGGACCTGGGGATCGACCCGATGGACATCAGGATCATCAACGCCCGGCGCCCGAACACGGTCACCCCCAACGACTTCCGGGTCAACTCCTGCAAGATCAAGGAGTGTCTGGAGCGGGTGCGGGTGATGTCGGACTGGGATGAGAAGAAGAAAAACCTCCCGCTGGGAAGGGGGATCGGCGTCGCCACCGGCAGCTTCGTCACCGGCGCGGGGTATCCCATCTACCGCACCGACCTGCCGCATGCCGCCGCCTTCATCAAGGTCTGCGAGGACGGCACCGCCGCCACCCTCTACACCGGCTCGGTGGACATAGGGCAGGGGTCGGACACGGTGCTCTGCCAGATGGCGGCCGAGGCGATGGGGTATCGCTACGAGCAGATGAAGATCGTCGCCGCCGACACCGAGATCACCCCGCTCGACTTCGGCGCCTACGCGAGCCGCCAGACCTACATGTCCGGCGCGGCGGTGAAGCAGGCGGGCGAGGAGGTGAAGCGGCAGGTCCTGGAGATGGCGTCCGTCATGCTGGGGCTCCCGGCGGAAGATCTCGACTGCGCCGACGGGCAGATCTTCTCCAAGTCCCGCCCCGGCAAGAGCCTCAGCTTCGAGGAGGTGGCCAGGAAGCACTTCGTCCTCCGCGGACCGCTGCTCGGGCGCGGCTCCTACACGCCGCCGAAACTCGGGGGGAACTTCAAAGGAGCCGCCGTCGGCACCTCGCCCGCCTACAGCTTCGGGGCCCAGGTGGGGGAGGTGGCGATCGACGAGGAGACCGGCGAGATCACCGTCGTCGGGATCTGGGACGTGCACGACTGCGGCAAGGTGATCAACCCGCGCCTTCTGCACGGCCAGGTGCATGGCGCCCTCTACATGGGGATGGGGGAGGCGGTCTGGGAGGAGGTCCTTTTCGACGACAAGGGGCGGATCAAGAACGCCGAGCTCGCCAACTACCGTCTCCTCACCGCGGTGGACATGCCCCCCATCACCTCCGAGGTGGTGGACAGCTACGAGCCGTCCGGACCCTGGGGGGTGAAGGAGGTGGGGGAAGGGGCCACCAACCCGACCTTGGGGATGTTCTCCAACGCCATCTTCGACGCCATGGGGGTGCGGGTGAATTCGCTGCCGCTTAGCTACGAGAAGGTGTGGCGCGCCCTGAAGGAAAAGCGCGAGCGGGAGGAGGACGAAGCCCGGCGCAAGCCGGAAGCGAGGCGGGCGGAGGCTCCGCTGGAAACGGACGGCGCCATGCCGGTGTACGCGAACCCAAGCTGA
- a CDS encoding (2Fe-2S)-binding protein, with amino-acid sequence MAQAITDKDGVKRYLITLNVNGDAHTVLVKGNAILTNVLRDQLDLTGTKKGCELGDCGSCTVLLDGKPVDSCLVLAVEADGRQITTIEGVAANGRLDEIQQSMINHAAVQCGYCTPGMVLSAKALLTRNPNPSEQEVREAISGNLCRCTGYVHIVEAVMATAQGRVTPDDH; translated from the coding sequence ATGGCTCAGGCAATTACCGACAAGGACGGGGTGAAGCGCTACCTGATCACCCTCAACGTGAACGGCGACGCCCACACCGTCTTGGTGAAGGGAAACGCGATACTTACCAACGTGCTGCGCGACCAACTCGATCTCACCGGGACCAAGAAGGGGTGCGAGCTGGGGGACTGCGGCTCCTGCACCGTGCTTCTGGACGGAAAGCCGGTCGACTCCTGCCTGGTGCTGGCGGTCGAGGCGGACGGCCGCCAGATCACCACTATCGAGGGGGTGGCGGCAAACGGCAGGCTGGACGAGATCCAGCAGTCGATGATCAACCACGCCGCCGTGCAGTGCGGCTACTGCACTCCCGGCATGGTGCTGTCGGCCAAGGCGCTTTTGACCAGGAACCCGAACCCGAGCGAGCAGGAGGTGCGCGAGGCGATCAGCGGCAACCTCTGCCGCTGCACGGGGTACGTTCACATCGTGGAGGCCGTCATGGCCACCGCCCAGGGGCGGGTAACGCCGGACGACCACTAA
- a CDS encoding FAD binding domain-containing protein: MYVPDFEYHAPNTVAEACAILAELGDRATVLAGGTDVLHKMKVGKLTPEHLVSLKNLDELREIREEPGRVVIGALASHNQIYNSRLLQRRYLSLPLAAHTMASNQICNLGTVGGNIVNGVPSADLPPILIALDASIRLTSARGERTLPLEDFFYGSAQTRIEPGEILTEISIPDQQTTGSTYMKFGLRRSGALAVAAAAVSVQVSGDTLHGVRIVLASAAPTVLRVTAAERSLIGRRIDDELLTEAGNFAAQASRPRDSIRGSAEYRKNLVGVLTKRALRKAIEEGHA, encoded by the coding sequence ATGTACGTGCCCGATTTCGAGTATCACGCCCCGAATACCGTTGCGGAGGCATGCGCCATCCTGGCGGAACTGGGGGACCGCGCGACCGTGCTCGCCGGGGGGACCGACGTCCTACACAAGATGAAGGTGGGAAAGCTCACCCCGGAGCACCTGGTGTCGCTGAAGAACCTGGACGAGCTGCGCGAGATCCGGGAGGAACCGGGCCGCGTGGTAATCGGCGCCCTGGCGAGCCATAACCAGATCTACAACTCGCGGCTCTTGCAAAGGCGTTACCTGTCGCTCCCGCTGGCCGCCCATACCATGGCCTCGAACCAGATCTGCAACCTGGGGACCGTGGGGGGGAACATCGTGAACGGCGTCCCCTCGGCGGACCTCCCCCCGATCCTGATCGCGCTGGACGCCTCGATCCGCCTCACGAGCGCCAGGGGGGAGCGGACCCTGCCGCTGGAGGATTTTTTCTACGGCTCGGCGCAGACCCGCATCGAGCCGGGTGAGATCCTCACGGAGATCTCGATCCCGGACCAGCAGACGACGGGGAGCACCTACATGAAGTTCGGCCTGCGCCGCTCCGGGGCCCTCGCCGTCGCCGCGGCCGCCGTATCGGTGCAGGTCTCTGGAGACACCCTGCACGGGGTCCGCATCGTGCTCGCCTCCGCCGCCCCCACCGTGCTCAGGGTAACCGCCGCCGAAAGGAGCCTCATCGGGCGCAGGATCGACGACGAACTCCTCACCGAGGCGGGGAACTTCGCGGCACAGGCGAGCCGCCCAAGGGACAGCATCCGCGGGTCCGCCGAGTACAGAAAGAACCTGGTCGGTGTGTTGACGAAACGTGCGCTCAGAAAGGCGATCGAAGAAGGTCACGCCTAG
- a CDS encoding MarR family winged helix-turn-helix transcriptional regulator: MSDHLPLNENIVFLVAKAHQKTQGVLKGHLQPLGITPMQCLFLESLWGEDGLSVGDIGRRIALDTATLAGILDRLVNGGWVLRESDPADGRVARVYLTEKAREVIPQLCSAVHRTNDALLHGFSLEEKVLCKRFLRCIKG; the protein is encoded by the coding sequence ATGTCTGATCACCTCCCTCTAAACGAGAATATCGTGTTCCTGGTCGCGAAGGCCCACCAGAAGACCCAGGGGGTGCTCAAGGGGCACCTCCAGCCGTTGGGGATCACACCGATGCAGTGCCTGTTCCTGGAGTCGCTCTGGGGCGAGGACGGGCTGAGCGTCGGGGACATTGGACGCCGCATCGCCCTCGATACCGCCACCTTGGCCGGGATCCTGGACCGGCTGGTGAACGGGGGGTGGGTGCTGCGGGAAAGCGACCCGGCGGACGGGCGGGTCGCCAGGGTCTACCTGACCGAGAAGGCGCGGGAGGTGATCCCGCAGCTTTGCAGCGCGGTGCACCGCACCAACGACGCGCTGCTGCACGGCTTCTCGCTGGAGGAGAAGGTACTTTGCAAGCGCTTCCTGCGCTGCATCAAGGGGTGA
- a CDS encoding twin-arginine translocase TatA/TatE family subunit: MFGFGVPELLIVLAILLVVVGPAKLPQLGGALGGALKSFRKGAQPEEPKEIDADV; encoded by the coding sequence ATGTTCGGATTCGGAGTACCGGAACTGTTGATAGTGCTGGCCATTCTGCTGGTGGTCGTGGGGCCGGCCAAGCTGCCGCAGCTGGGCGGAGCACTGGGGGGCGCCCTGAAGAGCTTCAGGAAGGGAGCGCAACCGGAGGAGCCCAAGGAGATCGACGCCGATGTCTGA
- a CDS encoding bifunctional enoyl-CoA hydratase/phosphate acetyltransferase yields the protein MIRCLEDLYAAVKEKEVKSIAVAVAEDEAIIKLVQQATQKGIARFILTGDAERIAELLRQQGLEPTDFEIHNAKSHKEAAEKAVSLVVQGKAHLVMKGELQTALFLKALLDKEKGLRGGNLISQITVTEKPEGEGLLMFTDCAMNITPTLEEKKQLIENAVGLAMSLGYRQPKVAVLSAVEVVNPSMPDTMDAAVLSKMAERGQIGNALVDGPFALDNAISIAAAKQKKIGGPVAGQADIVLVPNLQVGNAIHKGLTYLSQRKVAAAVVGAKVPIVMTSRADTTDTKLYSIAIATYVS from the coding sequence ATGATCAGATGCCTGGAGGACCTCTACGCGGCGGTGAAGGAGAAGGAGGTCAAGTCCATCGCCGTCGCGGTGGCCGAGGACGAGGCGATCATCAAGCTGGTGCAGCAGGCGACGCAAAAGGGTATCGCTCGCTTCATCCTCACCGGCGACGCAGAGCGCATCGCCGAGCTTCTGCGCCAGCAGGGGCTGGAGCCGACCGACTTCGAGATCCACAACGCTAAAAGCCACAAGGAAGCCGCGGAAAAGGCGGTGAGCCTCGTGGTGCAGGGGAAGGCGCACCTGGTGATGAAGGGCGAGCTGCAGACCGCGCTCTTTCTCAAGGCGCTCCTGGACAAGGAGAAGGGCCTCCGTGGCGGCAACCTGATCAGCCAGATCACGGTGACCGAGAAACCGGAAGGGGAGGGGCTTTTGATGTTCACCGACTGCGCCATGAACATCACCCCCACGCTGGAAGAGAAGAAGCAGCTGATCGAGAACGCGGTCGGGCTCGCCATGAGCCTCGGCTACCGGCAGCCGAAGGTGGCGGTGCTCTCCGCGGTGGAGGTGGTGAACCCGAGCATGCCGGACACCATGGACGCCGCGGTGCTTTCCAAGATGGCAGAGCGCGGTCAGATCGGCAACGCCCTGGTGGACGGACCCTTCGCCCTGGACAACGCCATCTCCATCGCCGCGGCGAAGCAGAAGAAGATCGGCGGCCCGGTGGCCGGCCAGGCCGACATCGTGCTGGTCCCGAACCTCCAGGTGGGAAACGCCATCCACAAGGGGCTCACCTACCTCTCGCAGAGGAAGGTCGCCGCCGCGGTGGTGGGGGCGAAGGTCCCGATCGTGATGACCTCCCGGGCCGACACCACCGATACCAAGCTTTATTCGATTGCCATCGCCACCTACGTTTCCTGA
- a CDS encoding MoaD/ThiS family protein: protein MIEVTVNLLATFRTDRFKEEQQHVPEGTTVGSMVSAFGICEKEVGMALVNGRHAPMAHPLSHGDVLHLAPWIAGG from the coding sequence ATGATCGAGGTGACGGTGAATCTTTTGGCAACGTTTCGCACCGACCGTTTCAAAGAGGAGCAGCAGCATGTCCCCGAGGGGACCACGGTGGGGAGCATGGTCTCCGCCTTCGGGATCTGCGAGAAGGAGGTGGGGATGGCGCTGGTGAACGGTCGCCACGCCCCCATGGCCCACCCGCTAAGCCACGGCGACGTGTTGCACCTCGCCCCCTGGATCGCGGGGGGGTGA
- a CDS encoding aldehyde ferredoxin oxidoreductase C-terminal domain-containing protein: MDKIFRVDMSALNSTVEPVPSAWAALGGRALTSAIVAQEVPPTCHALGANNKLVFAPGMLSGTTAVNSGRLSAGAKSPLTGTIKESNAGGTAAQVLARLGVKALIIEGIPKGDGWYGLLVNKTGVRIVEEKELIGKGNFAVIEALEQRLGKTGVLTIGPAGEMKMLSANISVRDADGKLRSHGRGGLGAVMGSKRIKFIALDGADAPAVPLADPGKFTAAARTFAKAIMNHPGTGQGLPTYGTAEMVNIVNAAGGLPTRNFLHGKYEHNEKISGETLRETIIERGGNPSHGCQAGCIIKCSQVFLDKKGKYVTSGMEYETIEILGANAMIGDLDVIAEADHLMDDIGIDSIETSVAIGVAMDGGVLPFGDGQGVLRLLREELRPGTPLGRTIGSGAGNVGKLYGVTRVPVVKNQAIPAYDPRAIKGIGITYATSTMGADHTAGYAVATNLMGVGGGIVDPLKKDGQVELSRHLQIATVMLDSVGLCLFIGFPSADDPTCVPAIVDMLNARFGLELTPEWFGGLGVTTLKTERAFNQAAGFTNEHDRLPEFFREPLAPSGAVWDFTGEEIDQFWNF; the protein is encoded by the coding sequence ATGGACAAAATTTTCCGTGTGGATATGTCGGCCCTGAACAGCACGGTCGAGCCGGTTCCGAGCGCGTGGGCGGCGCTGGGGGGGCGCGCTCTCACCTCGGCCATCGTGGCCCAGGAGGTTCCACCCACCTGCCACGCGCTGGGGGCGAACAACAAGCTGGTCTTCGCCCCCGGGATGCTGAGCGGCACCACGGCGGTTAACAGCGGCCGCCTTTCGGCCGGCGCCAAGAGCCCGCTTACCGGGACCATCAAGGAGAGTAACGCCGGCGGCACCGCCGCACAGGTGCTGGCCCGCCTCGGGGTGAAGGCGCTGATCATCGAGGGGATCCCCAAGGGGGACGGCTGGTACGGCCTGCTGGTGAACAAGACGGGGGTTCGCATCGTCGAGGAGAAGGAGCTGATCGGCAAGGGGAACTTCGCGGTCATCGAGGCGCTGGAACAGCGCCTGGGCAAAACCGGCGTCCTCACCATCGGCCCGGCCGGCGAAATGAAGATGCTTTCGGCCAACATCTCGGTGCGGGACGCCGACGGCAAGCTCAGAAGCCACGGCCGCGGCGGGTTGGGGGCGGTGATGGGGTCCAAGAGGATCAAGTTCATCGCTCTCGACGGCGCCGACGCCCCGGCGGTCCCCCTGGCGGATCCGGGGAAGTTCACCGCGGCGGCGCGCACCTTCGCCAAGGCGATCATGAACCATCCGGGGACGGGGCAGGGGCTCCCCACCTACGGCACCGCCGAGATGGTGAACATCGTCAACGCGGCGGGGGGGCTCCCCACCCGTAACTTCCTGCACGGCAAGTACGAGCACAACGAGAAGATCTCCGGCGAGACCCTGCGCGAGACCATCATCGAGCGCGGCGGCAACCCGAGCCACGGCTGCCAGGCCGGCTGCATCATCAAGTGCTCCCAGGTATTCCTGGACAAAAAGGGTAAGTACGTCACCTCCGGCATGGAATACGAGACCATCGAGATCCTGGGCGCCAACGCCATGATCGGCGACCTGGACGTGATCGCCGAGGCGGACCACCTGATGGACGACATCGGCATCGACTCCATCGAGACTTCGGTCGCCATCGGGGTCGCCATGGATGGTGGGGTGCTCCCTTTCGGCGACGGACAGGGTGTGCTGAGGCTTTTGCGAGAGGAACTCCGGCCTGGGACCCCGCTTGGGCGCACCATCGGCAGCGGCGCGGGGAATGTCGGGAAGTTGTACGGAGTGACCCGGGTACCGGTGGTGAAGAATCAGGCGATCCCCGCCTACGATCCCAGGGCCATCAAGGGGATCGGCATCACCTACGCCACCAGCACCATGGGCGCCGACCACACGGCCGGTTACGCGGTAGCCACCAACCTGATGGGTGTGGGGGGAGGTATCGTCGACCCGCTCAAGAAGGACGGACAGGTGGAACTGTCGCGGCACCTGCAGATCGCCACGGTGATGCTCGACTCGGTGGGGCTCTGCCTGTTCATAGGCTTCCCCTCCGCTGACGACCCGACCTGCGTCCCGGCCATCGTGGACATGCTGAACGCCCGCTTCGGACTGGAGCTTACTCCGGAGTGGTTCGGGGGGCTGGGGGTGACGACGCTCAAGACCGAGCGTGCCTTCAACCAGGCCGCCGGCTTCACCAACGAACACGACCGCCTCCCCGAATTCTTCAGGGAGCCCCTGGCCCCAAGCGGCGCAGTCTGGGACTTCACCGGCGAGGAGATCGACCAGTTCTGGAACTTCTAG